In the Campylobacter concisus genome, ACACTCTTTTTGGTAGGTACCAGTCGCGTCATAATACTCTTTACAATCATTATAATATTGAGTCGAAACTCCACGCTCATTCATATAAAGACAACCATTGCAAAATAGCGCTATAAAGCCTAAAAATATAATCTTTTTCATGTGGCGGATTTTATCATAAATAAAAATTTTATGCTAGAATAGCAGGCAGTTTTAGAGCCAAGTTTGGCTAAGATTAAGCAAAAAAGGCATTTTATGCAAAGAAGAGATTTTTTTAAATTCAGTAGTTTTTTAGGTGCAGCAAGTCTGCTTCCAAATGTCACTCTAGCTAGCGACGAGCCAGCAAACCCAGTGGTTAGAAATTTCGACGTAAATTTCAAACACCAGCTGCTCGAAAAAGGCAAAAACTCAAAAATTTGGTTACCACTCCCACTAAGCACCACTTATCAGCAACTAACCCAAGACTACGTCATAAACACAACCGCTAAAAACGTCTATATTTCAGATACGCTAATACCTACAATGTATGCTGATTTTGAAGAAAACGAGCAAAGACCTATCTTAAATGTGCAGTTTAAAATTCAAACAACAGAGCGTAACACTGACTTTAGCAAGGTAAATTTCGATCCAAACGAGAAGGTCGATCCTGCGATTTTGGAGTTTTTAAAACCAACTTCACACATCCCAACTGACGGCGTCGTAAGAGCAAAAGCGCTAGAGATTATCGGCAATACTAAAGGCGATTTGGAGCGCGCAAAAGCGATCTATACGTGGGTTGCAAACACTATGCAGCGTGATAACAGCATCCTTGGATGTGGCACAGGCGACGTTAAAGCCATCCTAGAAAGTGGCAAACTAGTTGGTAAATGCACCGATATAAACTCAGTTTTTGTTGGACTTTGCAGATCAGTTGGCATCCCAGCAAGAGAAATTTTTGGTATCAGGGTTGGTCAGTCTAGATTTTCAGATCAAATGGGTAGCGCAAAAGATGGTGTGGCTAAAATTTCAGGCGGACAGCACTGCAGGGCTGAGTTTTACTTAAAAGGCTATGGTTGGATACCGGTTGATCCAGCAGATGTCACAAAGGTAAGACTGGGCGAGAAGCTAACAAATGACGACGCCAAGATCGTAGCTGTGAGAGATTATTGCTTTGGTAACTGGGAGATGTGCTGGATAGGCTTTAACTACGGCCGCGACTTTATCTTAAAGCCAACTCCAGAGCAAACCCCGCTAAACAACTTTGGCTATCCATACGCTGAAGTCGATGGCAACACACAAAATTATTATTCGCCAAAAGAATTTAGCTACGACTACGTCTCAATAGAGCTAAAATGAGAGCCTTTTGGCTGATACTAACATCCATAGGTAGCGCCATCGGTGCTACCTTGTGCTGCTTGCCGGCACTTCTTTTCTTGCTTTTTGGCACTTCTTTTTCATTTCTATCTTGGACACAAAATTTATACGAGTACCGCGTCCCTTTAAGCGTCGTGGCGGTCATTTGCTTTGTGATTTCAGGCATTGCTCTATTTTACAAGCCAAAAAGCTGCAACCTAAGCTATAAAAAGAAAAAATGGATACTTATATATATACTTTTTGGAGTGATTTTGCTTTTACTCCTTACATACCCAGAGCTTTTAGGAGAAATTTATGCGTAAAATTTTAGTTTTAGCCCTTCTTACACTTAGTTGCTACGCTGATAAAAAGATAGAAATTTCAGTACCTAGCATGCACTGCCCGCTTTGTACGGCGATAGTAAGAAAGGCTGCTCTTAGCGTTGAGGGCGTAAAAAAGGCAGATGTATCGCTAAAAGAGCGAAAAGCTGTTGTTATAGCAGATGATAAGCTCGATGAAAAAGAGCTTTTAAAAGCAGTCGATGCGACTGGCTATAAGGGCGTGATAAAATAAATTTAAGGGAGGCAAATATGTCAAAGAGTGAAATTTTAAAGAAATTTGAGACACTTGCTGCGATACCACACTGCAGTTATGAGACTGATAAGATGCGTGATTTTCTAGCTAGCTATGCAAAAGATAAGGGCTGTGAGGTCGCGGTCGATAGCTTTGGCAACATTCACGCGTTTAAAGGCAAGCCAAAAATTTGCTTACAAAGCCACTACGATATGGTCTGTATGGGCGATGCTCCAAAGATCGAAATAGTTTACGGCGATGATGGCTACATGAGGGCTAAAAACTCATCTTTAGGCACAGATAACGGCATAGGCGTGGCTATCATGATGCAGATGATAAGCGAATTTGACGACATTGAGTGCCTCTTTACAAACAACGAAGAAGTCGGCATGATCGGAGCCACTGGCTTTAGTGGCGATCTCAAAGCCAATAAGCTTTTAAATTTAGACAGCGAAGAAGACGACCGCGTCACTATCGGCTGCGCTGGCGGTGTAAATTTATTTGCCACTATCTCGCTTAATAGCAAAAAAACAAAAGAGAGCACGATTTATGAAGTAAAAGTAAGTGGGCTTCCTGGCGGACACTCTGGCAACGAGATACATAAAAATATCCCAAATGCGATCAAGGTTTTGGCGGCATTTATGGCCAAAAATGGCTGTAAGCTTGTCAAATTTGAAGGTGGCGAGCGAAGCAACTCTATCCCAAGTGGCGCAACTGCACTGGTTCTAAGCGATAAAGAGCTAAAAAGTGAGTGTGAAAATTTAAGTGTGAAAAAGCTTGGCATGGGAGATGAAATTTTAGAAAATGGCGAGAAAATTTTAGCACTAATCAATTCATTTTCACAAGGCGTAAGAGCCTACAACTGCGAGCTAGGCATACCACAAGATAGCGTAAACCTCTCACTTGTAAAGATCAAAGATGATGACATGCTTGAAGTGGAGTTTTTTGCAAGGTCAATGAGCAAAGATGGGCTAAATAGAATGGAATTTGAAATTTCTGAGCTTGCAAAAGCGCTTGGCTTTGAGGTCATCGCAAAAGATAGAAATCCTGCTTGGAAGCCTATAAATGATAAATTTGCAAACGACATCCTAGAGGAGCTAAAAATTTATAAGCTAAATGCAAGGATAACAGCCGTTCACGCCGGACTCGAATGTGGCGTGCTTTTGGAGAAAAAAGCGGGTCTTAGCGCTTGCTCAATAGGACCAAACATCCACTCGCCTCACTCAACAAGAGAGTGCTGCGAGGTTGAATCTGCACTTTTTATAGAAAAAGTCGTTCGCGGTATCATCAAAAAATACAACTCATAAAAAATAAAATTTGCTAGAAATTTCTAGCAAATTTTGGATTTTGAAGATTTAGGATTTACTCGCAAGTACGAGCAAATTTATATATTATTCTCCAAACTCATAAACTATCTTGCCACTTTTTATCGTGGTAGTCGCTGCGCCTTTTAGTTTTTTACCAAAAAGCGGAGAATTTACCGATTTTGAGCGGTTTATTTTCTCGTCGTAGATATACTCGATCTCAGGGTCTATCACTGCGATGTCAGCTAGCATGCCCTCAGCAAGCCTGCCTTTATCTTTTAAATTTAGCATCTTAGCCGCATTTGTAGATGTTAGCTCGACCATGCGCTCTAGGCTTATGACGCCCTCATTTACGAGCTTAAGAGTGAGTGGCACAAGGGTTTGAAGTCCGATGATGCCAAATGGCGCCTTGTCAAATTCCACTATCTTTTCGTCCGTATGGTGCGGGGCATGATCGGTGGCGATAACGTCTATAAGACCGCTTTTTAGCGCCTCTCTTACCGCTTTTACGTCGCTTATCTCACGAAGTGGCGGCGACATTTTAAAATTTGTATCGTAGGCATTTTTCAAAATTTCATCGTCGCTAAAGCTAAAGTGGTGAGGTGTGGCCTCGCAAGTGATATTTATACCCTCTTTTTTGCCCATTTCGATGATCTTTAGCGAGTACTCCGAGCTTACGTGAGCGATGTGGATGTGCGCTTTGGTGAGCTTTGCAAGCAGCATATCACGGCTCACTGCAATCTCCTCTTTCTCTCTTGCCATGCCACGAAGTCCAAGTATGGCTGAGACCTTGCCCTCGTGCATGACGCCCTGTCTGCAAAGTGAGCAGTCCTCTGAGTGGCTTATGCAAAAGCTGTTAAACATGCTTGAATACTCAAGTGCCGCTCTCATCACGCTTGAGCTTGTAACTGGCAAGCCATCATCACTAAATGCAACTGCGCCAGCATCTATAAGATCGCCCATTTCAACGATCTCGTTGCCGCCAAGCCCTTTGCTAATGGCTGCGATTGGTAAAAGATCGATTAGTCCGCAATTTTTAGCTTTTTCTATCATCGCCCTTGTGATAGAGGCATTGTCATTTACTGGATTTGTGTTCGCCATGCAAAGGCAGGTGGTCACTCCTCCAGCCACCGCTGCCTGCGAGCCTGAGATGATGTCATCTTTATACTCTTGCCCAGGATCGCGAAAATGCACGTGCATGTCGATAAGTCCTGGCATGACGAGCTTATTTGTAGCGTCTATGACCTTATCAGCCTCAAATTTCTCACCTCCGATTTTGGCTATTTTGCCGTTTTCTATTAGGATATTTGCCTTAAATTTCTCGTCGCTATTTACGATAGTGCCGTTAATTATTGCTATTTTCATCGTTAGTCCCTATTTTTTGCAAGCGTATTTAGTATCGCCATTCTTATAGCAACGCCGTTTTCAACTTGATTTAGTATGACTGAGTGCGTGCCATCAGCCACGTCTGAGTTTAACTCCACACCCCTATTTATCGGTCCTGGGTGCAGTACGATCGCGTCAGGCTTTGCTAGCTTTATCCTATTTTTATTTAGTCCAAAAAATTTCGAGTACTCTCTCGAGCTTGGAAATGCCACATCCGCACCGCCACGCTCTAGCTGGATGCGAAGCATGATGATGACGTCGCTACCATCGCAGGCCTCCTCCATATTTTTGCAAATTTGAGACTCAAAGACCTCAGCATCTTTTGGCATCATCATCCTTGGCGCAAAGAGCTTTAAATTTATGCCAAATTTCTTCATCGCCCAGATGTCAGACCTTGCCACGCGGCTTCTAGCGATATCGCCGATGATCGCCACGTTTAAATTTTTATCTAAAATTTTACCGTGCTCTCTTAGCGTGAAAAGATCAAGCAGAGCTTGGCTTGGGTGCTCATTTGTGCCGTCCCCTGCATTTACGACGCTAGCCTCTGTCCTGTCAGCTGCAAATTTCGCCGCCCCAGAGCTTGGGTGACGAAGCACGATGATGTCGGTTCTCATAGCAGCCATGTTATTCATCGTGTCATTTAGGCTCTCGCCCTTTGTCACACTAGAGCTTGATGAGCTGAAATTTATCGTATCAGCCCCAAGCCTCTTTGCTGCGATCTCAAAGGATGTCCTAGTTCTTGTCGAGTTTTCATAAAATGCGTTGATCGTGGTCTTTCCGCGAAGATAGTCATTTTTTTTCACTTGGCTTAAATTTAGCTCCTTAAACTCTTTCGCCGCCTCTAAAAAGTATAAAATTTCTTCTTTGCTAAGCTCTCTAGTTCCTATCAAATCTTTATGTTTGTAGCCCATTTTAAGCCTCTTAAATTTATTTTGCTACGAAGTCACAAGCTGGTTGGTAGCCGTTATCACAAGCTTTTTTAAATAAAGCCTTTGCTTTTTCTTCGTTCTTTGCTTCATTTGCGTCTTTATCTTTTACAAGGCCATAAGCGATCATTTCGCCTAGTTTTTCGCAAGCCATGCCCTCATTTTCGTCACACATTTTTGTAAAAATTTTCTCAGCCTGGACTCTATCTTTTGCTACGCCGTCGCCGTTAAATAGCATGATCGCATTCATCGTGCAAGCTTTTTTCTCGCCCTCTCCACAAGCCTTATTAAAATAAAGATAAGCTTCATTAAAATTTTTCTTTGTATAAAGCTCATTTGCCTTGTCTAAATTTTCATTTGCCATAGCATTTAACGCAAAAACTGCCGCCGCTAAAACTAAAATTTTCTTCATATTTTCTCCTTATTTAAATAACTTTGGATGGTGTTTTTTCATATATTCAACTATCTCTATAACCTCGTCGCTACCGCTAGCGTCAGAGTTTTCTAGCGCATCATCGATGCACTCGACATAGAGATTTGCCGCCTCTTCAAGCTTGTCCTTTTTTACTCCAGCATAGTAAAACATCGCCTCAAGTACCATACTAAGCTCATAGCTAAGTTCTTCTACGCTTACCTCTTCTTCTTTCATATTTCCTCCTGTGTTTTTTTAGTTATTAGATCTACTATCTGTGCTTTGATTGGCTCGTAGCTAAAGCCATCTTTGAAATTTGCAAATAATCCGCCGCTTGCGTTCACGTGTCCGCCGCCGCCAACTAGGTGCTTTGCCATGGCGCTAACGTCAAGCTTGCCATTTGCGCGAAAGCTTAGCGTTTTTTTATTTGTCACATCGATAAAGAAGTCAAATTCAGGATTTACCACTAAAAAGTCGTTACCGATAACCGAAACATTGCCAATATTGTAGGTCAAAATTCCTTTATGATCTTTATAGTTTATACTAAATTTCTCTTTATTTTCACTAAGTTTTTTTACAACGTAGTTTGAGATTAGATTGCTTAGCGTGTCGTCTTTGTCCTCTTTGAAAAACGACTTCTTAATAGCATGCACCTGCATGTCAAGCCCGATATAGTCGTTTTTCTCGTTAAAAAATTTACTCGCTTCTTTTAAGATGTGATCCATATAGAGGTTGTTTTCGGCTTCAAACATCACCTTATTTATCTCTTTAGCATTTGCCACAAGCCCTAAGCAGACCTTGCCCATTTCGAAATTTTTATCATCTTTTAGCCAGATATCCACGGCATTTACGACGTCACTAAAAATTTCAAGCTCTTTGTTTTTACCAAAGATGCCCGCAAAAAAGTCGTAAGTGATCTTTGTAGCACACCTTGAACTATCCAAGAAATACCAAGGATAGCTACTTGCGCACTCGGCACCGCTTTGGTGATGATCTAGCAAAAATAGCTTTATATTTTTACCCTCTATCATCTCCTCAAAGCTCTCGCACTGAGCTAGGCTTAAATTTAGATCAGTGATCAAAATAATGTTTTTACTATCGTTTGAAGCATCTATCTCAGCTAAAATTTGAGCAAATTTATCATCTATCTCTCTACCGTAGTTTGAGTTTAAAAATTTCACATCTTTGAAGTAAAAATTTGTGATGTACTGAGCACCGTATCCGTCAAGATCGGTGTGTGAGAGGTGATAAATTTTCATCGTTTTCCTTTATAAATTTTCTATTTCTATGACGCCAACCGTTTCAAATGGCGTATTTGCCGAGATCTCAGCAAAGCTTAGCACCACGATGTCGATGGCAAAATTTGCGCAGATATTTGCTATAAATTTTCTTAGACTTGGCTCCACACAAAGCACCATTTCGCCATGCTGACTCATCGGACGTTTCTCTTTTTCATGCCTTAGAGCCTGAACGATCGATGAAGTTTGAGCCACATTTATCATCAGGTGATACGCGCCGTCTTTATACTGCACCGCATCCATAAGCTTTTGCTGCACAGCACTATCTAAAATGTAAAAATTTAGCTGACCTTTCTCATCGACATAAAGCGAAGTGATGACACGCGAGAGCGCTGCGCGTACGTGCTCGATGATCATGTCTAGGTTTTTACTAACCTCGGCGATGTCGCTAATTGATTCAAGTATGCTAAGTAGATCTTTGATCGGGATATTGTCTTTAAGCAGCGCTTTTAAAACCTTTTGGATCAAATTTATAGGCGCGATCCTTAGCGTATCCTCGACCACAACTGGATAATCGATCTTTAGTTTGTCTAATAAATTTTGCGTCTCTTGGCGAGTTAGAAGCTCAGCCGCATTTTGCTTGATAAGCTCGCTCATATGCGTTGAGATGACGCTTGCAGGATCAACTATCGTATATCCGCTAAGTATGGCGTCCTCTTTGACGCTAGCATCGATCCAGAGTGCATCCAGCCCAAAAGCTGGCTCTTTAGTAGGAATCCCCTCGATATCTTCGCTAACTAGGCCACTATCCATCGCTAGAAATTTATCCGCGTAAATTTCACCCTGACCGATTACGATGCCTTTTAGCTTAAAACGGTACTCGTTTGGCGGTAGTTGAAGGTTGTCGCGGATCCTTATCTTTGGCATCAAAAAGCCAAGACTTGAAGCGATATTTCGCCTCATAGCACGAATCCTCTCAATGAGATCCACATCAGCTAGCTTTAGCAGACCATATCCTAGGTCAAGCTCTAAAATTTCAAGCTTTAAGATGTCGTTTATCTTCGTCTCTTCTTCTCTTGCGATCTCTTCGTCGCTCTTCTTTGGCGCCTTAGTGGTGGCACCACTAGCAGCTGCACCTGCTCCGCTTTGCGTAGCGGCTCCAGCTTTTTTAGAAGCTGTTTTGTCTTTTGACGCAAGGCTTAAATTTAGCCCGCCATCTTTGGTCTGCTTGATGATGTAGCCAAGCCCCAAAAATAGCACTGCTATAAAGCCAAGAGAAAGAGTCGGAAGCCCTGGGACAAGAGCAAACATAAATAGTATGAAGCCCACTATCAGCAAGGTTTTATAATCCCCTAAGAGCTGATTTAGCGTGCCTTCTGCAAAGTCCTCGTCGTCCTTGCTAGCCCTTGTGATGATAATAGCAGTCGCTGTTGATGTGATAAGTCCTGGGATCTGGCTCACAAGGCCATCACCGATAGTTAGGATCGTATAATACTGAGCCGATGTCGCCATATCAAGGCTATGCTGAAACGAACCAATAGCAAAGCCGCCGATAATGTTGATGATAGTTATGATGATGCCAGCGACGGCGTCACCTTTTATAAATTTAGACGAACCATCCATCGCGCCATAGAAATTTGCCTCACCGATGATGGCTTGGCGTCTTTCACGCGCTGTTTTTTCATCAATCAAACCTGCGTTTAAGTCCGCATCTATTGCCATTTGCTTACCTGGCATCGCATCAAGTGTAAAACGTGCTTGCACCTCACTCACGC is a window encoding:
- a CDS encoding transglutaminase-like domain-containing protein, which gives rise to MQRRDFFKFSSFLGAASLLPNVTLASDEPANPVVRNFDVNFKHQLLEKGKNSKIWLPLPLSTTYQQLTQDYVINTTAKNVYISDTLIPTMYADFEENEQRPILNVQFKIQTTERNTDFSKVNFDPNEKVDPAILEFLKPTSHIPTDGVVRAKALEIIGNTKGDLERAKAIYTWVANTMQRDNSILGCGTGDVKAILESGKLVGKCTDINSVFVGLCRSVGIPAREIFGIRVGQSRFSDQMGSAKDGVAKISGGQHCRAEFYLKGYGWIPVDPADVTKVRLGEKLTNDDAKIVAVRDYCFGNWEMCWIGFNYGRDFILKPTPEQTPLNNFGYPYAEVDGNTQNYYSPKEFSYDYVSIELK
- a CDS encoding heavy-metal-associated domain-containing protein; translation: MRKILVLALLTLSCYADKKIEISVPSMHCPLCTAIVRKAALSVEGVKKADVSLKERKAVVIADDKLDEKELLKAVDATGYKGVIK
- a CDS encoding M28 family peptidase, whose amino-acid sequence is MSKSEILKKFETLAAIPHCSYETDKMRDFLASYAKDKGCEVAVDSFGNIHAFKGKPKICLQSHYDMVCMGDAPKIEIVYGDDGYMRAKNSSLGTDNGIGVAIMMQMISEFDDIECLFTNNEEVGMIGATGFSGDLKANKLLNLDSEEDDRVTIGCAGGVNLFATISLNSKKTKESTIYEVKVSGLPGGHSGNEIHKNIPNAIKVLAAFMAKNGCKLVKFEGGERSNSIPSGATALVLSDKELKSECENLSVKKLGMGDEILENGEKILALINSFSQGVRAYNCELGIPQDSVNLSLVKIKDDDMLEVEFFARSMSKDGLNRMEFEISELAKALGFEVIAKDRNPAWKPINDKFANDILEELKIYKLNARITAVHAGLECGVLLEKKAGLSACSIGPNIHSPHSTRECCEVESALFIEKVVRGIIKKYNS
- a CDS encoding dihydroorotase is translated as MKIAIINGTIVNSDEKFKANILIENGKIAKIGGEKFEADKVIDATNKLVMPGLIDMHVHFRDPGQEYKDDIISGSQAAVAGGVTTCLCMANTNPVNDNASITRAMIEKAKNCGLIDLLPIAAISKGLGGNEIVEMGDLIDAGAVAFSDDGLPVTSSSVMRAALEYSSMFNSFCISHSEDCSLCRQGVMHEGKVSAILGLRGMAREKEEIAVSRDMLLAKLTKAHIHIAHVSSEYSLKIIEMGKKEGINITCEATPHHFSFSDDEILKNAYDTNFKMSPPLREISDVKAVREALKSGLIDVIATDHAPHHTDEKIVEFDKAPFGIIGLQTLVPLTLKLVNEGVISLERMVELTSTNAAKMLNLKDKGRLAEGMLADIAVIDPEIEYIYDEKINRSKSVNSPLFGKKLKGAATTTIKSGKIVYEFGE
- a CDS encoding aspartate carbamoyltransferase catalytic subunit, with amino-acid sequence MGYKHKDLIGTRELSKEEILYFLEAAKEFKELNLSQVKKNDYLRGKTTINAFYENSTRTRTSFEIAAKRLGADTINFSSSSSSVTKGESLNDTMNNMAAMRTDIIVLRHPSSGAAKFAADRTEASVVNAGDGTNEHPSQALLDLFTLREHGKILDKNLNVAIIGDIARSRVARSDIWAMKKFGINLKLFAPRMMMPKDAEVFESQICKNMEEACDGSDVIIMLRIQLERGGADVAFPSSREYSKFFGLNKNRIKLAKPDAIVLHPGPINRGVELNSDVADGTHSVILNQVENGVAIRMAILNTLAKNRD
- a CDS encoding tetratricopeptide repeat protein yields the protein MKKILVLAAAVFALNAMANENLDKANELYTKKNFNEAYLYFNKACGEGEKKACTMNAIMLFNGDGVAKDRVQAEKIFTKMCDENEGMACEKLGEMIAYGLVKDKDANEAKNEEKAKALFKKACDNGYQPACDFVAK
- a CDS encoding DHH family phosphoesterase — encoded protein: MKIYHLSHTDLDGYGAQYITNFYFKDVKFLNSNYGREIDDKFAQILAEIDASNDSKNIILITDLNLSLAQCESFEEMIEGKNIKLFLLDHHQSGAECASSYPWYFLDSSRCATKITYDFFAGIFGKNKELEIFSDVVNAVDIWLKDDKNFEMGKVCLGLVANAKEINKVMFEAENNLYMDHILKEASKFFNEKNDYIGLDMQVHAIKKSFFKEDKDDTLSNLISNYVVKKLSENKEKFSINYKDHKGILTYNIGNVSVIGNDFLVVNPEFDFFIDVTNKKTLSFRANGKLDVSAMAKHLVGGGGHVNASGGLFANFKDGFSYEPIKAQIVDLITKKTQEEI
- the flhA gene encoding flagellar biosynthesis protein FlhA translates to MAKQKNNILTLVAPFLAPIVKFKSLSIVGIIVAILAIIIVPLPSAVLDFFLALSISISVLIILISIYVPKPTDLSTFPTLILIVTLFRLSLNIATTRMILSEGHNGPEAVSEIISSFGNFVVGGNFVIGTIVFCILVLINFMVVTKGSTRVSEVQARFTLDAMPGKQMAIDADLNAGLIDEKTARERRQAIIGEANFYGAMDGSSKFIKGDAVAGIIITIINIIGGFAIGSFQHSLDMATSAQYYTILTIGDGLVSQIPGLITSTATAIIITRASKDDEDFAEGTLNQLLGDYKTLLIVGFILFMFALVPGLPTLSLGFIAVLFLGLGYIIKQTKDGGLNLSLASKDKTASKKAGAATQSGAGAAASGATTKAPKKSDEEIAREEETKINDILKLEILELDLGYGLLKLADVDLIERIRAMRRNIASSLGFLMPKIRIRDNLQLPPNEYRFKLKGIVIGQGEIYADKFLAMDSGLVSEDIEGIPTKEPAFGLDALWIDASVKEDAILSGYTIVDPASVISTHMSELIKQNAAELLTRQETQNLLDKLKIDYPVVVEDTLRIAPINLIQKVLKALLKDNIPIKDLLSILESISDIAEVSKNLDMIIEHVRAALSRVITSLYVDEKGQLNFYILDSAVQQKLMDAVQYKDGAYHLMINVAQTSSIVQALRHEKEKRPMSQHGEMVLCVEPSLRKFIANICANFAIDIVVLSFAEISANTPFETVGVIEIENL